The Chondrinema litorale genome includes a window with the following:
- a CDS encoding RNA polymerase sigma factor: MEDLILIQKIKKGDQHAFDALFNRYHKQLCYFAFMYVSDRELAEEVVSDVFLKVWVKREKIQIKSNVKAYLYTITRNIIYDSVSAKSVKFAELTDQHYQEIYTRESPERTLIHKELDAEINSIINKLPTQCRIIFMLNRHDGLKYREIAELLNISIKTVENQMGKALKILKGSLIYILHIAPIVLSQCINLIW, from the coding sequence GAAAATTAAAAAAGGTGATCAACATGCATTTGATGCATTGTTTAACAGGTACCACAAGCAATTGTGTTATTTTGCTTTTATGTACGTGTCAGACAGAGAACTGGCTGAAGAAGTTGTATCTGATGTTTTTCTAAAAGTTTGGGTAAAACGCGAAAAAATTCAAATCAAGAGTAATGTAAAGGCATATCTTTATACCATTACCAGAAATATTATATACGATTCTGTTTCTGCTAAATCTGTAAAATTTGCCGAGTTAACAGATCAGCATTATCAGGAAATATATACCCGAGAGAGTCCTGAGCGGACTTTAATCCACAAAGAGTTGGATGCAGAAATCAATAGTATTATAAATAAATTACCTACCCAGTGTCGCATTATATTTATGCTAAACCGACACGACGGATTGAAATACAGAGAAATTGCCGAGCTGCTAAATATTTCTATTAAAACCGTAGAAAACCAAATGGGCAAAGCACTTAAAATCTTAAAAGGGTCTCTTATTTACATTCTTCATATTGCTCCAATAGTCCTTTCTCAGTGTATAAATTTAATTTGGTAA